Within Anopheles nili chromosome 3, idAnoNiliSN_F5_01, whole genome shotgun sequence, the genomic segment tagGTTTACTCGATTGAAACTGAGGGTTTTTCTAATTCCAGTTACATATTTTCCctcaaacacataaaataagGTCACTCTTAGATGTCGATTCACGAACTCATCTGCTTCACCAGCCAAGTTAGCTAAAATAAtctgaaatttaattaatgaggaaagatgaaaaagtcGAACCCATTACTACTACTATACATccaacaaatttttaaaactgAAATGTACGAAAttagaaataaatttaactaaCTAACTAAGCTCCGCCGTCTTATTCACGTATGGTTCAgcgattgatttttcatttcgaactCCTCGCTGATAGTTTTCAATAATCTTTGTTATGAATGTTTGAGTCTTTCCTGAAGAACTAAAGATAAGATCTTTGTTGCGATTGCAACAGGGTAGCACACCGCAGCAAATAAATCGTACgccgttttcaatttttcgtaACTATATTTCACgcagaagaaaattaaagatTCAGACGTGTCTGCTCGGTctctttgctgctgctgaccgtTCCTTGACCCCGTCATCCAAGCTTCCTACTCTCGTTggcactctctctcacttctcTTAGTGTCTACTCATCTATTAAGCCGGGCCGGCCCAGTTCTTTTGTGTCGACTGTCACCGGCGCTCACCTATCCGCCAACATCGACGATGTTTTTCAACAATATTAAAGGCATTCAACACCATAATACCCCTATAAATGCTCCCCATCTCTCTTCTTGTACATGGAATTAATAATACCGAAATTCCAATCTAAAAGTAACGATTCACTGTTCCATGCCTCAGTAgctatttgatgaatttcttGTTTTAGTACTGCGCTCCTGTTCTTGATCAGTTCAGCCGTTATTCCATCGGTGCCGGGAGCCTGATTATACTTCACCCGATGAATTGCTTTTCGAGTTGCATCAATGCTAGTGGCAGTAGCATGGTGTTATctgctagtggagcctctagctcTTCGTTTACCTGTGCGTTTAGAAATTCATCAAAGTACTCACCCCATTGCGAGAGATACATGTTGATAACTTGACGGAATGAAAATTAGAAAAGAGATGCTATGTGGCCTTCGGATCCAAGTTCGTTAACACTTTAACTGTCAAgcgtttttttggaaaatccATTTAACGCCACGATTCAAGCATTACTCGCTCATATGTGTTAGCAACAGTTGCCCCGGCAGTAATTCTTCACACCCTAGGTTTGTTATAAACTTTTGACTTTTTTTACGCTCTTTCGTATtcctgtttggtcataaattttatACTTGTGAAGAACAggtattttaaatatttaaaaatgcgtttttaaatcaagcgtttttgccgtcatCCAAAAGTGGGTGACTTGGCCTGATCGACGGGCAGTCAAGGTGTTAGCAAAGCAACTTACTTACCCGTTTCTGAAGACTTTCTTCATCATATTTTCAATATTCGTGAAAGCATTGCAGGAAcattaacccttttttttatagtaagttttactatttttttataGCATTAGGAGATTAAAAAATGATTcttttgattcgatttccatACAGAGACGTTTTATGAAAAACGAAGAATGAAGTGGATTTAACATCATGTTTGTGGTACGCTAGTTGCTCCGAAACATACACAATTTCTTCGAAACAAACAACTTACACGCCCGTATGTTGCCGAATCCATTCCCGTTGGTTTGCGATGTTACTATAGACGCCGTTCAGTTTTGGTTTGGCACAACTCAATCCCCACGAAGTGATCCCGACTTGAATACCTCGACAAAGCAGCGGTCCTCCGGAGTCACCCTACTCAATGACAGATTATATTGTGATTTTAGACTGaaacgatttttcttcttctcgtcaATACCTCGCAGCTGTCCCGTCCTCCTTGAGCATATCCTGCACAAAGCATGCGCCATGTAATAGGATTCAGATCGAAATAATTCTCTCTACACTGTTCCTGGCTGATGAGCGGTATCCTCACCATCCGCAGCTGATCGCGATCTCCTGTGTTCTTGGTCAGACCCCAACCGATTACCGTGCAAAACTCACCAGGTGGAAAGCGTTTGTTATGAGCCACAAGACGCACCGGCACGGCTCGCTCAAACTTATCATTCAGTTTTATCAAACCAAAATCGTAATCAATCCCGATGCGAGTATCTCGCATATCTTCGTGTCGCACCGTACGGTTGATGGTGAGAAACGTGCCCCCTGATGCGTGAAACGACGACTCCACACGGACGATACCGGGCTTGTTATACTCGAGGTCTCTATGTCAAACGGCAAAAGAACTCAGGTACAGTAGCGTTTGGTGTATCGGGCTCGGGGTCACGTAACTTACTCGACACAATGCCCGGCGGTCAGGATCCAGACATCGCTGATGAATGTTCCACCGCAGATATGGCTCTTGGAATCGCTGGACCAACGTTGCACTGAAACCATGAACGGATAATCTGTGATGATGGCTTTAGTTCCATTTACGATACGGTACGCCAGTCTACCTTCAGACGCTGGAATTAATATGTGAAAAATAAGTATCTTGTTTATACCGCAAATCGAAGCTGCAGCAGCCGTATTCAGGATAGCTTGCCTAATACATTAGCCAATAGTACGAATCCCACCCACAGCGGCTTCATTACGAATGAAGTATATTCCACGCACTAACAATTGTTATCATCTCCTCGGTGACTCTGCTGCAATCTTTTGTTCATTATTAATCATTGCGCTACTTGCTCATCATCACATTGTATGGGTCTGTTGAACGACATTAGTAGAAGTAATAAACAAGTCGTTAAGTTAGCTGTTCCAttggttatttatttacatgaATTTATTAAGTTAttaagctatttatttttgatcattAGTCACACAACGTTTTCTATCCagttttgtatgtttgttgttttgttagaATTAGAGTATAAATCATCGGGTTGTTGAACATTTTGCCGTCGACAACTGGAATTCTTTCCTGTTATCCATAAGAATGATGGTCAGTCAAAATGAAATACGCTTCTCCGCAACTAGATACAAAACTAGTtatcatttacatttttaaacaaccaGTTTATATACGAAACGTAACAAACAAGCGTATTAAGTTACATTTTTTAGAGATTTGTAGTGGCCCAACAAAAACAGAGAAGATGTATCGAGAATTCATTGCAAAGATAAAGATgcatttgtttcatatttcaGACAAATCGGACGTTAATTcaatgttttgttgcttttgctgttaAAATACCGCTGTTTCAAAGATACAAAACACATGGAACAGGGATAATGTAATacaatataataataatacatgGCATAGCCAAATGATGAAACGGTAAAGGCTGCAAACATGATTAAGGTAAGAAGCGCTATGTTATGTTCTTGGTAAACCATTCGAAAGTGGGCTATGAGTAGCACACTCGCTTATAGTATTGGCTAGTCATTTATTGTAAGATTAAGGTCTATtcgcaaaagaaacaaagacCCATTAGAAGAAAGATATGCTTCATTATCggaatgtgaaacaaaaaagacaaaaacaaactccacacCACGCGTTTAACAACATTCAGTGTTCAATATTCGATGTAAAATGATGAAGAATCTTAACGTCACCctttttcaaataaaagaTTTATCAATTTAACATGTAAAAATCACTATAAAATTGACATAATCTAAGCTAACCTAATCTTAACTTAAGAGTAAACAGATGCACGAAATGTGATAAGTATACCGCTACAAATAAAGCTCAATGAACCGATCAAAATGAATTCAGTTGAGTTTACTACTTAGATCTCCAAAATTCTTTAATCAATGAAACAGCAGAGGGTCCCGACCAGAGGTAAGGCACGATAATTTACAAGAACAATACCGAGTATTAGAGTCTTACTTCTTAAAAGTTATGCGATCAGCACGCACTTGAAAGAGGTATACCCAAAAAACCGAATCTATCCAATGTTCAACGCGTGCATACTTGCCTTGAACATTCATCCGCTTCATTTACGTGCCCGGTTCATGAAGATAAGGACTATTTAAGCTTAGCTTTGGATAAGGCTCACGTTGCGAGTGAAATAGGAGCAAGAAGCAGGAAACGTTGTTCTAAAGTTGTTCATGTGCCATTAGTTATTTCAAGAGATATTGACCGCTTGCAGTACAATCAGATGCTATACCCGTTCCGAAAGAATTCAACACAAGTCAAACTTCAGCATTACGTACACGAACAGTGAGATCTCTCGCAAACTTACTGCCAGCTTCACCATTGCTACCTGTCTGAAAAAAGGTTGAAATCCAGGGATTACAGTCAGCCCCGTAGCCATTTCCTGTAATTCGATTTTATTAACACCGGGGAGAATAGGTAtccatttcgttcgtttcggctGACTCATTCGCACGGCCCCGATAAACCAATCTTATCAGAAGTGGTTTATATTTCTTatcaatttgatttttttatggtgACAGCTATCATCGATACTTGTCACTGCTGCGGTTGTGCGTTAGTTTAGAAAGTGCATCGCCCAAAAGCAGAAGTGATTTAAGCCGTGATTTGACGAATAATCGAGTTTTGCTGCCATGTCTCAGTTACCTGTGTATAGCCCGGTAAGCGGCTTCTCAAATAAATGATACAATAgaatattaaaatatttttttgcatatcaaaCAACTTTCAGCCAACTCCATTCCTGGCGCACCTACCAGCTGGGCTAGGTATCTACCGAAAAATTACGATTCGTGGTCGAATGACTCACGACCAGTAAGTATGAAGTGCTTCGCCGGGCCGAGTGAAAGCCCAGGACTTGAGTGAAATTTGAACTAATTGAGCACCTGCTTCTGGAAAACCAGATTCAACATAAACCTGCAGACAGGCCCCAACACGAACCCACGAGACGACACCGCTCTCCACATCAGTATTCGTCCCCGAGATAGTGCCATAGTGCGTAATTCCATCCAGTTCGGCAGCTGGGGCATCGAAGAGCGCTTCGGTGGGTGTCCGGTACAGAAACGATCCATGTTTGATGTGACGATCACGGTTAAACCTGACAGCTACGGCATCGCAGTCAATGGAGCACACTACTGCGATTTTAATCATCGCGTACCGTACGCGTCTGTTCGCTTCATTCACATTGGCGAAGGTGCCAACGTTGATGCGATTACAACAGAGTAAGATCGGTCAATCAGCCTTGCTTCGTTTAGCGTTAAGCTCATGTCACAAATAAATCACGCCACTGCGCAAACTTGCCATCGGTTTTGTCATCCAAGTCTGGAGCAAATTTGTTCTTCGTATTTTGATCCTTCCATATCTTATCGATGTCTGCTGAGCACatacgtttgtttgtgtgaagAAGCATATGCTTGCTTGATTTgcgataataaattttaaaatccatcatcatcattgtgATTAAGTCATGCgcatgcgtttttttatttccatctcaACAGCATTACTCATTTTTGTGTTAATACATCTTACAAAATTCAGCGAGTACGAATTTATCTCTCCGTTATATTCATCGCTATGGTTCCAAAGGGCAATTGGTTTATGGTTTTAAAATCTCTTCACCACTTTCTTTTCGATTGAACATCATCTTCTTTTTGTCGCTACCCTTAAGTGCTTCGATAGCTACCAACTGTTCACTACTCGGTTATGATAGCGTCAACCTGAGCCCCAACACCTGTATGAACGAACCGTACCG encodes:
- the LOC128724286 gene encoding trypsin-2-like, yielding MVSVQRWSSDSKSHICGGTFISDVWILTAGHCVEDLEYNKPGIVRVESSFHASGGTFLTINRTVRHEDMRDTRIGIDYDFGLIKLNDKFERAVPVRLVAHNKRFPPGEFCTVIGWGLTKNTGDRDQLRMVRIPLISQEQCRENYFDLNPITWRMLCAGYAQGGRDSCEGDSGGPLLCRGIQVGITSWGLSCAKPKLNGVYSNIANQREWIRQHTGV
- the LOC128725468 gene encoding galectin-7-like, coding for MSQLPVYSPPTPFLAHLPAGLGIYRKITIRGRMTHDQFNINLQTGPNTNPRDDTALHISIRPRDSAIVRNSIQFGSWGIEERFGGCPVQKRSMFDVTITVKPDSYGIAVNGAHYCDFNHRVPYASVRFIHIGEGANVDAITTE